From one Conyzicola nivalis genomic stretch:
- a CDS encoding UDP-glucose dehydrogenase family protein yields the protein MNAKTESTKNTPQDRKATPPRISVIGTGYLGATHAAAMAEMGFEVVGVDVDPKKVEALSAGKVPFFEPGLPELIVKHVQSGRLRFTTDIAEATAMSDVHFICVGTPQQRGSNAANLKFVEDATSAVASSMTHDGLIVGKSTVPVGTGMRLREIVAGALPDGVSAELIWNPEFLREGKAVMDTLAPDRIVFGGASEQAEALMRVVYAMPIATGTPVIACDLPTAELVKVSANAFLATKISFINAIAEVCEAAGADVSVLADALGHDVRIGRQFLNAGLGFGGGCLPKDIRALMYRSSELGAYSAASLMQQVDEINMGQRQRVIDLALSALGGSVLNRRIGVLGAAFKPHTDDVRDSPALNVAAALHLRGAQVVVFDPEAGATAKAMFPTLTYVDNMEDAVADADALLVLTEWAEFVDADPVKMHELVNTPVVIDARNCLDADAWRGAGWDFRALGRPAPVAAPSVPVTTGPLRTLVAAR from the coding sequence ATGAATGCCAAGACAGAATCCACCAAGAACACGCCCCAGGACCGCAAGGCAACACCACCCCGTATCAGCGTGATCGGCACCGGCTACCTGGGGGCGACCCACGCCGCCGCCATGGCCGAGATGGGCTTCGAGGTCGTTGGCGTCGACGTCGACCCGAAGAAGGTCGAAGCGCTCAGCGCCGGCAAGGTCCCGTTCTTCGAGCCCGGGCTCCCCGAGCTGATCGTCAAGCACGTGCAGAGCGGCCGACTGCGCTTCACGACCGACATCGCCGAAGCCACCGCAATGTCCGACGTGCACTTCATCTGCGTCGGCACGCCCCAGCAGCGCGGCAGCAACGCCGCCAACCTGAAGTTCGTCGAGGACGCCACCTCGGCGGTCGCGTCGAGCATGACCCACGACGGCCTGATCGTCGGCAAGTCGACCGTGCCCGTGGGCACCGGAATGCGCCTGCGCGAGATCGTCGCCGGCGCGCTGCCGGACGGCGTCAGCGCCGAGCTGATCTGGAACCCCGAGTTCCTGCGCGAGGGCAAGGCGGTCATGGACACGCTGGCCCCCGACCGCATCGTGTTCGGCGGTGCCTCCGAGCAGGCCGAGGCGCTCATGCGCGTCGTCTACGCCATGCCGATCGCCACCGGCACCCCGGTGATCGCCTGCGACCTGCCGACGGCCGAGCTCGTGAAGGTGAGCGCCAACGCGTTCCTCGCCACGAAGATCTCGTTCATCAACGCCATCGCCGAGGTCTGTGAAGCCGCCGGGGCGGACGTGTCGGTGCTCGCCGACGCGCTCGGCCACGACGTGCGCATCGGACGCCAGTTCCTCAACGCCGGCCTCGGCTTCGGCGGCGGCTGCCTGCCGAAGGACATCCGCGCGCTGATGTACCGTTCGAGCGAACTCGGCGCCTACTCGGCCGCCTCGCTCATGCAGCAGGTCGACGAGATCAACATGGGCCAGCGCCAGCGTGTGATCGACCTGGCCCTCTCGGCGCTCGGCGGATCCGTGCTGAACCGCCGCATCGGCGTTCTCGGCGCGGCCTTCAAGCCGCACACCGACGACGTGCGCGACTCGCCGGCCCTCAACGTGGCCGCCGCGCTGCACCTGCGCGGCGCGCAGGTCGTGGTCTTCGACCCGGAGGCCGGCGCCACCGCCAAGGCCATGTTCCCCACGCTCACCTACGTGGACAACATGGAAGACGCGGTCGCCGACGCCGACGCCCTGCTCGTGCTCACCGAGTGGGCCGAGTTCGTCGACGCCGACCCGGTCAAGATGCACGAGCTCGTCAACACCCCCGTGGTGATCGACGCCCGCAACTGCCTCGACGCCGACGCCTGGCGCGGAGCCGGCTGGGACTTCCGTGCCCTCGGCCGCCCCGCCCCCGTCGCGGCCCCGTCGGTGCCCGTCACGACCGGCCCGCTGCGCACTCTGGTCGCGGCGCGCTAG
- a CDS encoding glycosyl hydrolase translates to MSRSNSSWWASSTSSARRTTLGASAIALALIAVCYFVWMSPANPIAEVRDSVTAAVVDPATVADMKQERNRLLSRTVELESKMDEKNGQLARLSTQLESTQRKLAEVTVETAPVVKDNNPPVSKTPAKMPAKTPAKTPTPVKAPVKTPAPVVAAPVEEPVVIPTKAQIVNPTSRYLGLYTTQAPFNWATYDEVATKLGNEPSMVGYFSGWDETFRANAVTRAWDRNQLPMLTWESRPIGSPNSQVDEPDYQLPAIIGDPATGTPGKYDEYIRQYAKDIVATGLPLAIRFDHEMNGVWYPWSETTGKGEPINGNRVGDYVKTWQHVHDIFEQEGANNLVIWTWAPNIVNNLPAANKSVEFLTSLYPGDEYVDWVGVSGYLRPAYKADNNFTFDYTFGSTLDQLRKISDKPIVLAEIGASEVGGKKAKWITSVFDALADPKNADIVGLGWFNLAVTSYTEGELATNDWRIDSRPESLEAFKAGILRPEDNFNLTPIPTP, encoded by the coding sequence TTGTCCAGGTCTAATTCCTCGTGGTGGGCGTCGAGCACGTCCAGCGCACGACGCACGACGCTCGGCGCGAGCGCCATCGCACTCGCCCTCATCGCGGTCTGCTACTTCGTCTGGATGTCGCCCGCCAACCCGATCGCCGAAGTGCGTGACTCGGTGACCGCCGCGGTCGTCGACCCGGCCACCGTCGCCGACATGAAGCAGGAGCGCAACCGGCTGCTCAGCCGCACGGTCGAGCTCGAGTCGAAGATGGACGAAAAGAACGGCCAGCTGGCCCGCCTCTCCACCCAGCTCGAGTCGACCCAGCGCAAGCTCGCAGAGGTCACCGTCGAGACCGCCCCCGTGGTCAAAGACAACAACCCGCCCGTGTCGAAGACTCCGGCCAAGATGCCGGCCAAGACTCCGGCCAAGACACCGACCCCGGTCAAGGCGCCGGTGAAGACCCCGGCCCCCGTCGTCGCGGCACCGGTCGAAGAGCCCGTCGTCATCCCGACCAAGGCGCAGATCGTCAACCCCACCTCGCGCTACCTCGGTCTCTACACGACGCAGGCACCCTTCAACTGGGCCACCTACGACGAGGTCGCGACGAAGCTCGGCAACGAGCCGAGCATGGTCGGCTACTTCAGCGGCTGGGACGAGACGTTCCGCGCGAACGCCGTCACGCGGGCTTGGGACCGGAACCAACTCCCGATGCTCACCTGGGAGTCGCGTCCCATCGGTTCGCCGAACAGCCAGGTGGACGAACCCGACTACCAGCTCCCCGCCATCATCGGCGACCCGGCAACCGGAACCCCCGGGAAATACGACGAGTACATCCGCCAGTACGCGAAGGACATCGTCGCCACGGGACTTCCTCTCGCCATCCGTTTCGACCACGAAATGAACGGCGTCTGGTACCCCTGGTCGGAGACGACCGGCAAGGGCGAGCCGATCAACGGCAACCGTGTCGGCGACTACGTCAAGACCTGGCAGCACGTGCACGACATCTTCGAACAGGAGGGTGCGAACAACCTCGTCATCTGGACCTGGGCGCCGAACATCGTGAACAACCTGCCCGCCGCGAACAAGAGCGTCGAGTTCCTCACCTCGCTCTACCCGGGTGACGAGTACGTCGACTGGGTCGGAGTCTCCGGCTACCTGCGTCCCGCGTACAAGGCCGACAACAACTTCACCTTCGACTACACGTTCGGCTCCACGCTCGACCAGCTGCGCAAGATCAGCGACAAGCCGATCGTGTTGGCGGAGATCGGCGCGTCCGAGGTCGGCGGCAAAAAGGCCAAGTGGATCACCTCGGTCTTCGACGCCCTCGCCGATCCGAAGAATGCCGACATCGTCGGTCTCGGCTGGTTCAACCTCGCGGTCACCAGCTACACCGAGGGCGAACTGGCAACCAACGACTGGCGCATCGACTCGCGGCCAGAGAGTCTCGAAGCGTTCAAGGCGGGGATCCTCAGACCGGAGGACAACTTCAACCTGACTCCGATTCCCACACCATGA
- a CDS encoding glycosyltransferase family 2 protein: protein MFIFILQIRHLIEGHPELYLFTVYSACIWILWIIKVLVSRQYRPFTGTYTGTTSVVVPVVDEPLDLFRDVIERMVEQKPGEIIVVINGAENPALQAVCDEYAPLVRWVHTPIPGKRNAVMIGTNLSKGDITVLVDSDTVWMPNALDELVKPFADARVGGVTTRQRILEPERSWITRWADWLENSRSLYSMPAQSVMGQVGCLPGRTIAFRRSILMTVMDKFMTERFMGVFLEVSDDRTLTNLTLKEGYRTVYQHTSLVYTDAPLQIKKLFKQQLRWARGSQYNTLRMLPWMLGHAPLLALFFVMDIILPFLLAGVIGGWAYRAVTGQGYNFYEGLLSEYGVQSGLLWIVGLMVVSSVLSMGIRQMRHLGEKPSDFFRLPIFILASTFFLMPVRLIGFFRMGHASGWGTRAGAYAGGGQDDATDASREQAVDNPGHLAPTSQVDLGDIDSSWATSAPAHSAGEATGYDAQPGSVLVAERRAEAIRPNVQKPVMRQTTPRRRLNPKAAFPYLIGFTIFFVEAVLLVQV from the coding sequence TTGTTCATTTTCATTCTTCAGATCCGCCACCTCATCGAGGGTCACCCGGAGCTCTACCTGTTCACGGTGTACTCCGCCTGCATCTGGATCCTGTGGATCATCAAGGTGCTCGTCTCACGCCAGTACCGCCCGTTCACCGGCACCTACACCGGCACCACCAGCGTCGTCGTACCGGTGGTCGACGAGCCCCTCGACCTGTTCCGCGACGTCATCGAGCGCATGGTCGAGCAGAAGCCGGGCGAGATCATCGTCGTCATCAACGGCGCCGAGAACCCGGCGCTGCAGGCCGTGTGCGACGAGTACGCGCCGCTCGTCCGCTGGGTGCACACCCCAATCCCCGGCAAGCGCAACGCCGTGATGATCGGCACCAACCTGTCGAAGGGCGACATCACGGTGCTCGTCGACTCCGACACCGTGTGGATGCCCAACGCGCTCGACGAACTCGTCAAGCCGTTCGCCGACGCCCGCGTCGGCGGTGTCACCACCCGCCAGCGCATCCTCGAGCCGGAGCGCTCCTGGATCACCCGCTGGGCCGACTGGCTCGAGAACTCGCGGTCGCTGTACTCCATGCCCGCGCAGAGCGTCATGGGCCAGGTCGGCTGCCTCCCCGGCCGCACGATCGCCTTCCGCCGTTCGATCCTGATGACGGTCATGGACAAGTTCATGACCGAGCGCTTTATGGGCGTCTTCCTCGAGGTCTCCGACGACCGCACGCTGACCAACCTCACGCTGAAAGAGGGCTACCGCACGGTCTACCAGCACACGAGCCTCGTCTACACCGACGCTCCGCTGCAGATCAAGAAGCTCTTCAAGCAGCAGCTGCGCTGGGCCCGCGGCAGTCAGTACAACACGCTGCGCATGCTGCCGTGGATGCTCGGTCACGCTCCGCTGCTCGCCCTGTTCTTCGTGATGGACATCATCCTTCCCTTCCTGCTCGCCGGCGTCATCGGCGGCTGGGCCTACCGCGCCGTCACCGGCCAGGGCTACAACTTCTACGAGGGACTGCTGAGCGAGTACGGCGTGCAGTCGGGACTGCTCTGGATCGTGGGGCTCATGGTCGTGTCCTCCGTTCTCAGCATGGGAATCCGGCAGATGCGCCACCTCGGCGAGAAGCCCTCCGACTTCTTCCGCCTGCCGATCTTCATCCTCGCCTCCACCTTCTTCCTTATGCCCGTGCGTCTCATCGGCTTCTTCCGCATGGGCCACGCGAGCGGCTGGGGAACGCGAGCCGGCGCCTACGCCGGTGGAGGACAGGATGACGCGACGGATGCGTCGCGCGAACAGGCCGTCGACAACCCCGGCCACCTCGCTCCGACGAGCCAGGTCGACCTCGGCGATATCGATTCGTCGTGGGCAACATCCGCCCCCGCGCATTCCGCGGGCGAGGCGACCGGGTACGACGCCCAACCGGGCAGCGTACTGGTCGCGGAGCGTCGCGCGGAGGCCATCCGACCCAATGTTCAGAAGCCTGTCATGCGACAGACAACTCCCCGGCGTCGTCTCAACCCCAAGGCGGCGTTCCCTTATCTCATCGGCTTCACCATTTTCTTCGTAGAGGCGGTACTTCTTGTCCAGGTCTAA
- a CDS encoding bifunctional [glutamine synthetase] adenylyltransferase/[glutamine synthetase]-adenylyl-L-tyrosine phosphorylase produces the protein MRHQTTLTDLARLGFADLETSRQRLTEFDGLAEPVTPLFAAAADPDQALLALCRLRENAPAQVEKVLADRAAASRLVRVLGASAGLGDFLLRRPAELDALLDPVARPLSVTEYSADILGATEGLDVDAAVTALRVRYRRHLLQLTVWDLEQNDPLAAVSVVAAALADLAAAALDASIAIARGSVGFPAADVERTRLAVIGMGKAGARELNYVSDVDVIFVAEAADGLANDRAVEIATRLAMETMRGIHETAFEPELWEVDANLRPEGKDGALVRTLESHLAYYDRWAKSWEFQALLKARPLAGDPELGARYAEAVAPLVWSSASRAGFVDSVQRMRERVTHNIPRDELDVQLKLGPGGLRDVEFTIQLLQLVHGQADPAVRQGATLPALTALADQGYIGRVEAAEFSRDYRFLRLLEHRLQLTKLSRTHIMPTDPDALRVLARASRVSPSGTELSEQWKRTKNAVRRLHERLFYRPLLSAVAALPEDGLALSSEQATARLAAIGFRDPAGALRHIAALTGGVSRRATIQRNLLPVMLQWFAEGADPDHGLLAFRRLSDDLGEAYWFLRMLRDSSAAAQRLTHVLSGSRFVGDLFERIPEAAAWLENDSELRPRPLSVLLDEARATVSRHPDNADDAALVLRTARRREILRLAMSAILGTITVEELGAGLSDITTAILTGVLAIAHRYGDGIEFAIIAMGRYGGGELGFGSDADVMYVYRPAGATDAEAQSRAENIVRSLSRLTEDLRTPLDLDAGLRPEGKNGAIVRSLESYRAYYARWSLTWEAQALLRARGVVGDGPLIEAFESLADEVRFPSALSEQDVREIKRIKARIESERLPQAADPARHLKLGRGSLSDVEWFVQLVQIQHGAAHPGLRTTSTLAALAHAVEAGLVAQQDAAKLHDAWVFASRARSAITLWSSKTADVLPTDRPQLEGIARLLEYPPGAASQLEEDYLRTTRLARHVFEREFYGSPTKTGPYST, from the coding sequence ATGCGCCATCAGACGACGCTGACTGACCTGGCCCGGCTCGGATTCGCGGACCTCGAGACCTCGCGGCAGCGGCTGACCGAGTTCGACGGCCTGGCCGAGCCGGTCACGCCGCTGTTCGCGGCCGCCGCCGACCCCGACCAGGCGCTGCTCGCGCTCTGCCGCCTGCGCGAGAACGCTCCGGCGCAGGTGGAGAAGGTGCTTGCCGATCGCGCGGCCGCCTCCCGGCTCGTCCGGGTTCTCGGCGCCTCCGCCGGGCTCGGCGACTTCCTGTTGCGCCGCCCGGCCGAACTCGACGCGCTGCTGGATCCCGTCGCGCGGCCGCTGTCGGTCACCGAGTACAGCGCGGACATCCTCGGCGCGACCGAGGGACTCGACGTCGACGCGGCGGTCACCGCGCTGCGCGTGCGCTACCGCAGGCACCTGCTGCAGCTGACCGTCTGGGACCTGGAACAGAACGACCCGCTCGCGGCCGTCTCCGTGGTGGCCGCCGCCCTGGCCGATCTCGCCGCGGCCGCCCTCGACGCGTCCATCGCGATCGCCCGCGGCTCGGTGGGATTCCCCGCCGCCGACGTGGAGCGAACGCGGCTGGCCGTCATCGGCATGGGGAAGGCCGGCGCGCGCGAGCTCAACTACGTGAGCGACGTCGACGTGATCTTCGTCGCCGAGGCCGCGGACGGCCTCGCCAATGACCGCGCCGTCGAGATCGCCACGCGTCTGGCGATGGAGACCATGCGCGGCATCCATGAGACGGCGTTCGAACCGGAACTCTGGGAGGTCGACGCCAACCTGCGCCCCGAGGGCAAGGACGGCGCTCTCGTACGCACGCTCGAGTCGCACCTCGCCTACTACGACCGCTGGGCGAAGAGCTGGGAATTCCAGGCCCTGCTCAAGGCCCGCCCGCTCGCCGGCGACCCCGAGCTCGGCGCGCGATACGCCGAGGCCGTCGCGCCCCTCGTCTGGTCGAGCGCGAGCCGCGCGGGCTTCGTCGACTCGGTACAGCGCATGCGCGAGCGCGTCACCCACAACATCCCGCGCGACGAGCTCGATGTGCAGCTCAAACTCGGCCCGGGCGGCCTGCGCGACGTCGAATTCACGATCCAGCTGCTGCAGCTCGTGCACGGTCAGGCCGACCCCGCCGTGCGGCAGGGCGCGACGCTGCCGGCACTCACGGCACTCGCCGACCAGGGCTACATCGGCCGCGTCGAGGCCGCCGAGTTCTCGCGCGACTACCGCTTCCTGAGACTGCTTGAGCACCGGCTGCAGCTCACGAAGCTCAGCCGCACCCACATCATGCCCACCGACCCGGACGCGCTGCGCGTGCTCGCCCGCGCGAGCCGGGTGTCACCGAGCGGCACCGAGCTCTCCGAGCAGTGGAAGCGCACCAAGAACGCCGTGCGCCGCCTGCACGAACGACTGTTCTACCGCCCGCTGCTGTCGGCGGTCGCCGCCCTGCCCGAGGACGGACTCGCGCTCAGCAGCGAGCAGGCCACCGCCCGGCTAGCCGCCATCGGCTTCCGCGACCCGGCGGGCGCCCTGCGCCACATCGCCGCGCTCACCGGCGGGGTCTCGCGTCGCGCGACCATCCAACGCAACCTGCTGCCGGTCATGCTGCAGTGGTTCGCCGAGGGCGCCGACCCCGACCACGGGCTGCTGGCCTTCCGACGCCTCAGCGACGATCTGGGGGAGGCCTACTGGTTCCTGCGCATGCTGCGCGACTCGTCGGCGGCCGCACAGCGACTGACGCACGTGCTCTCCGGGTCGCGGTTCGTCGGCGACCTCTTCGAGCGCATCCCCGAGGCGGCGGCGTGGCTGGAGAACGACAGCGAGCTGCGCCCGCGCCCCCTGTCTGTGCTTCTCGACGAGGCGCGCGCGACGGTCTCCCGACACCCGGACAATGCGGATGACGCGGCTCTCGTTCTGCGCACCGCGCGGCGACGCGAAATCCTGCGGCTCGCCATGAGCGCCATCCTCGGCACCATCACCGTCGAGGAACTCGGCGCCGGCCTCTCCGACATCACCACCGCCATCCTCACGGGTGTCCTCGCGATCGCGCACCGCTACGGCGACGGCATCGAGTTCGCGATCATCGCCATGGGCCGATACGGGGGAGGGGAGCTGGGCTTCGGCTCCGATGCCGACGTGATGTACGTCTACCGCCCGGCGGGTGCCACCGATGCCGAGGCGCAGTCGCGCGCCGAGAACATCGTGCGCTCGCTCTCCCGGCTCACCGAAGACCTGCGCACGCCGCTCGACCTCGACGCAGGTCTGCGGCCGGAGGGCAAGAACGGCGCCATCGTGCGGTCGCTCGAGTCGTACCGCGCGTACTACGCCCGCTGGTCGCTCACCTGGGAGGCTCAGGCGCTCCTCCGCGCGCGCGGTGTGGTCGGCGACGGGCCTCTCATCGAGGCCTTCGAGTCGCTCGCCGACGAGGTTCGCTTCCCGTCGGCCCTCAGCGAGCAGGATGTGCGCGAGATCAAGCGCATCAAGGCGCGCATCGAGTCCGAGCGGCTTCCCCAGGCGGCCGACCCCGCCCGGCACCTCAAACTCGGCCGAGGGTCGTTGAGCGACGTCGAGTGGTTCGTCCAGCTCGTGCAGATCCAGCACGGTGCGGCGCACCCCGGGCTGCGCACGACCTCCACCCTCGCCGCCCTCGCGCACGCCGTGGAGGCCGGGCTGGTGGCCCAGCAGGACGCCGCCAAACTCCACGACGCGTGGGTGTTCGCATCGCGGGCGCGCAGCGCGATCACCCTCTGGAGCTCGAAGACGGCCGACGTGCTGCCCACCGACCGCCCGCAGCTCGAGGGGATCGCGCGACTGCTCGAGTATCCGCCCGGCGCGGCTTCGCAGCTCGAGGAAGACTATCTGCGCACGACCCGGCTGGCCCGGCACGTTTTCGAGCGTGAGTTTTACGGTTCACCGACGAAAACCGGCCCGTACTCCACCTGA
- a CDS encoding glutamine synthetase family protein gives MDKQRDFVLRTIEERGIKFIRLWFTDVVGTLKSVAIAPAEVEGAFAEGLGFDGSAIEGFTRAYEADMLAQPDPTTFQILPWRGEIDPTARMFCDITTPDGQPAVSDPRHVLKRTLAKAADRGFTFYTHPEIEFYLLKSSKLKGGRPEPVDSAGFFDNVPGGTAHDFRRRSVRMLEDLGISVEFSHHEAGPGQNEIDLRYADALTTADNIMTFRTVIKEVAIEQGVYATFMPKPMSDQPGSGMHTHLSLFEGDSNAFYDASGHYQLSKIGRQFVAGLLKHAPEITAVTNQFVNSYKRLWGGDEAPSFVTWGHNNRSALVRVPLYKPNKGQSARVEYRAIDSAANPYLAYSLLLAAGLKGIEEGYELPPEAEDNVWELTDAERRALGYSQLPTSLDHAVSLMEDSELVAETLGEQVFNYVLLNKRREWQEYRAQVTPYELESNLEIL, from the coding sequence ATGGACAAGCAGCGGGACTTCGTTCTTCGAACCATTGAAGAACGAGGCATCAAGTTCATCCGCCTATGGTTCACCGACGTCGTCGGGACCCTGAAGAGCGTCGCGATCGCGCCGGCCGAGGTCGAGGGCGCGTTCGCCGAGGGACTCGGCTTCGACGGCTCGGCTATCGAGGGCTTCACCCGCGCCTACGAGGCCGACATGCTCGCCCAGCCCGACCCCACGACCTTCCAGATTCTTCCCTGGCGCGGCGAGATCGACCCGACCGCCCGCATGTTCTGCGACATCACCACCCCGGACGGCCAGCCGGCCGTCTCCGACCCCCGCCACGTGCTCAAGCGCACCCTCGCGAAGGCCGCGGATCGCGGATTCACGTTCTACACGCATCCGGAAATCGAGTTCTACCTCCTCAAGTCGTCGAAGCTCAAGGGCGGCAGGCCCGAGCCCGTCGACTCGGCCGGCTTCTTCGACAACGTTCCCGGCGGCACGGCGCACGACTTCCGCCGCCGCTCGGTGCGCATGCTCGAAGACCTCGGCATCTCGGTGGAGTTCAGCCACCACGAGGCCGGCCCAGGGCAGAACGAGATTGACCTGCGCTACGCGGACGCGCTCACCACGGCCGACAACATCATGACCTTCCGCACCGTGATCAAAGAGGTCGCGATCGAGCAGGGCGTGTATGCCACGTTTATGCCGAAGCCGATGAGCGACCAGCCCGGCAGCGGCATGCACACGCACCTCTCGCTGTTCGAGGGCGACAGCAACGCGTTCTACGATGCCAGCGGTCACTACCAGCTCTCGAAGATCGGCCGCCAGTTCGTCGCGGGCCTGCTCAAGCACGCGCCGGAGATCACCGCCGTCACCAACCAGTTCGTCAACTCGTACAAGCGCCTCTGGGGCGGCGACGAGGCCCCGAGCTTCGTGACCTGGGGCCACAACAACCGGTCGGCGCTCGTGCGCGTGCCGCTGTACAAGCCCAACAAGGGCCAGAGCGCCCGCGTCGAATACCGCGCGATCGACTCGGCCGCCAACCCCTACCTCGCCTACTCCCTGCTTCTCGCGGCGGGGCTCAAGGGCATCGAGGAGGGCTACGAGCTCCCGCCCGAGGCCGAGGACAACGTCTGGGAGCTGACCGACGCCGAACGCCGCGCGCTCGGCTACAGCCAGCTGCCGACCAGCCTCGACCATGCCGTCTCGCTCATGGAGGACTCGGAGCTCGTCGCCGAGACCCTCGGCGAGCAGGTCTTCAACTACGTACTGCTGAACAAGCGTCGCGAGTGGCAGGAATACCGCGCTCAGGTCACTCCGTACGAGTTGGAGAGCAATCTCGAAATCCTGTAG
- the panB gene encoding 3-methyl-2-oxobutanoate hydroxymethyltransferase — protein MAEQAVKRVRTRHFQNAKENGIKITGLTSYDQLTATIFDEAGIDFLLVGDSAGNTVFGHDTTLPVTVDELIPLARAVAGSAKRAFVVADMPFGSYETSPDEALHTAFRFMKETGAHAVKLEGGVRSAEQIRRIVSAGIPVMAHIGFTPQSEHGLGGHMIQGRGEGAEALLADARAVEEAGAFAVVLEMVPSAIAARVTEELRIPTIGVGAGPHVDGQLLVWTDWAGLSTGRIPKFVRQYADLKGVLADATKAYIADVGSTAYPAPEHEYPE, from the coding sequence ATGGCAGAGCAGGCAGTCAAACGCGTCCGTACCCGGCACTTTCAGAACGCCAAAGAGAACGGGATCAAGATCACCGGCCTCACGAGCTACGACCAGCTCACGGCGACCATCTTCGACGAGGCCGGCATCGACTTCCTCCTCGTGGGCGACTCCGCGGGCAACACGGTCTTCGGCCACGACACGACGCTGCCGGTGACCGTCGACGAGCTCATCCCGTTGGCCAGGGCTGTGGCGGGTTCGGCCAAGCGGGCCTTCGTGGTCGCCGACATGCCGTTCGGCTCGTATGAGACCAGCCCCGACGAGGCCCTGCACACCGCGTTCCGCTTTATGAAGGAGACCGGCGCCCACGCCGTCAAGCTCGAGGGCGGCGTGCGCAGTGCCGAGCAGATCCGCCGCATCGTGTCGGCCGGCATCCCCGTCATGGCGCACATCGGGTTCACACCGCAGAGCGAACACGGACTCGGCGGCCACATGATCCAGGGCCGCGGCGAGGGTGCAGAGGCGCTGCTCGCCGACGCCCGCGCCGTCGAAGAGGCCGGAGCGTTCGCTGTCGTACTCGAGATGGTGCCGTCGGCCATCGCCGCCCGGGTCACCGAGGAGCTGCGCATCCCGACCATCGGCGTCGGCGCGGGACCGCACGTCGACGGGCAGTTGCTCGTCTGGACCGACTGGGCCGGCCTCTCGACGGGACGCATCCCGAAGTTCGTCCGCCAGTACGCCGATCTCAAGGGCGTCCTCGCCGACGCGACGAAGGCCTACATCGCCGACGTCGGCTCCACCGCGTACCCCGCGCCGGAGCACGAGTACCCGGAATAG
- a CDS encoding methionine aminopeptidase yields the protein MTEWWYNNKTGEVEEGAQSLGSDRDGPFATREDAARAPQIIAERARKWAEEEAQNR from the coding sequence ATGACCGAGTGGTGGTACAACAACAAGACCGGCGAAGTGGAAGAGGGCGCTCAGTCGCTCGGTTCCGACCGCGACGGCCCCTTCGCGACGCGTGAAGACGCCGCGCGCGCCCCGCAGATCATCGCCGAGCGCGCCCGCAAATGGGCCGAAGAAGAGGCGCAGAACCGCTAG
- the map gene encoding type I methionyl aminopeptidase: MPRDSNGHLIPGRISPPRSVPNEIARPEYVGKKAPKNHAGGDVYPAASIDLIRESSIIAAQAIQAVGRAVRPGITTDELDRIGHDFVVAAGAYPSCLGYRGFPKSVCTSLNEVICHGIPDDTVLEDGDIINIDITAYKNGFHGDSNVTFLVGEVSAEVVDLVERTRESLNRGIKAVAPGRAVNVIGRAIESYAKRFDLGVVRDFTGHGVGAAFHSGLIIPHYDSAPRFDDEIVENMVFTIEPMLTLGGSPAWEMWADGWTVVTEDRSWTAQFEHTLVVTERGAEVLTLP; the protein is encoded by the coding sequence ATGCCTAGGGACAGTAACGGACACCTCATACCCGGACGGATCTCACCTCCGAGGAGCGTGCCGAACGAGATCGCGCGACCCGAGTACGTGGGCAAGAAGGCGCCGAAGAACCACGCGGGTGGTGACGTCTACCCCGCAGCATCCATCGATCTGATCCGCGAATCGAGCATCATCGCGGCGCAGGCCATCCAGGCCGTCGGTCGCGCGGTGCGGCCTGGCATCACGACCGACGAGCTCGACCGGATCGGCCACGACTTCGTGGTCGCGGCCGGTGCCTACCCGTCGTGCCTCGGCTACCGCGGCTTCCCCAAGTCGGTGTGCACCTCGCTCAACGAGGTGATCTGCCACGGCATCCCCGACGACACCGTGCTCGAAGACGGCGACATCATCAACATCGACATCACCGCCTACAAGAACGGCTTCCACGGCGACAGCAACGTGACGTTCCTCGTCGGCGAGGTCTCCGCAGAGGTGGTCGACCTCGTCGAGCGCACCCGGGAATCGCTCAACCGCGGCATCAAGGCGGTCGCTCCCGGTCGCGCTGTCAACGTGATCGGCCGGGCCATCGAGTCGTACGCCAAGCGCTTCGACCTCGGCGTCGTGCGGGACTTCACCGGGCACGGCGTGGGCGCGGCCTTCCACTCGGGCCTGATCATCCCCCACTACGACTCGGCGCCGCGCTTCGACGACGAGATCGTCGAGAACATGGTGTTCACGATCGAGCCGATGCTCACCCTCGGCGGCTCGCCCGCGTGGGAGATGTGGGCCGACGGCTGGACGGTCGTCACCGAGGACCGCAGCTGGACGGCGCAGTTCGAGCACACCCTGGTCGTCACCGAGCGCGGCGCCGAGGTGCTGACGCTGCCCTAG